The following proteins come from a genomic window of Nicotiana tomentosiformis chromosome 12, ASM39032v3, whole genome shotgun sequence:
- the LOC104088827 gene encoding transcription factor TCP2-like, producing the protein MEIEEIQAQECKFPRISNKIGYQDEELDDVGEVKKSSFGDIGKLYGWPSSRIVRVSRASGGKDRHSKVWTSKGLRDRRVRLSVNTAIQFYDLQDRLGCDQPSKAVEWLLKAAAPSIAELPPLEGFPDAQQLSDEKRSSAGVEPGFDAADVELDDDDPNFNQQQQQPCSSNSETSKGSGLSLSRSESRIKARGRANERAVEKKKEKEKESDHHQNMHPSSSFTELLAGGMSNNNNNNNNRNTSPIHQNTQRQWSTNPLEYFTSGLLDPSSTRGIDNSTGFSGQVYLGNPLQPLIAVSSPMFSISGDHQPELQHFPFGGNNLVPVVTANGESNTQSNTSNEYNLNFSISRGTLQSNSSSTSPSILPHHFQRFSPIDGSQSLFLGTTMATAAAPNAAALYDAPLQLFYGNGYNHSDQKGKGKN; encoded by the coding sequence atgGAGATTGAGGAGATTCAAGCTCAAGAGTGTAAGTTTCCAAGAATTAGCAACAAGATAGGGTACCAAGATGAAGAATTAGATGATGTAGGTGAAGTAAAAAAGAGTAGTTTTGGTGATATTGGTAAACTTTATGGGTGGCCTTCATCAAGAATTGTTAGAGTATCTCGTGCATCAGGAGGGAAAGATAGGCATAGCAAGGTTTGGACTTCAAAAGGGCTAAGAGATAGGCGTGTTCGCCTTTCGGTTAATACAGCTATACAGTTTTATGATTTGCAAGATCGGCTCGGCTGTGATCAGCCGAGCAAGGCCGTGGAGTGGCTGCTGAAAGCTGCCGCTCCTTCTATTGCTGAGCTGCCTCCTTTGGAGGGATTTCCAGATGCACAGCAGCTCAGTGATGAGAAAAGGTCTAGTGCTGGGGTCGAGCCGGGTTTTGATGCAGCTGATGTTGAATTGGATGATGATGATCCGAATTTCaaccagcaacaacaacaaccttgTAGTAGCAATTCTGAGACCAGCAAAGGTTCTGGATTGTCACTTTCTCGGTCCGAAAGTCGGATCAAGGCAAGAGGACGAGCAAATGAAAGGGCGGTggaaaagaaaaaggagaaagaaaaagagTCTGATCATCACCAAAATATGCACCCTAGCTCTTCTTTCACCGAGCTATTGGCAGGCGGTAtgagcaacaataacaacaacaacaacaatagaaacACCAGTCCTATTCACCAAAACACGCAGAGGCAATGGTCTACAAATCCCTTGGAATACTTTACCTCGGGACTATTAGACCCATCATCTACTCGTGGAATCGACAACTCTACTGGCTTCTCGGGTCAAGTTTATTTGGGAAATCCTCTACAGCCATTAATAGCGGTGTCTTCGCCAATGTTTAGCATTTCAGGAGACCATCAGCCCGAGCTGCAGCATTTCCCCTTCGGCGGTAACAACCTAGTCCCGGTTGTGACCGCCAATGGGGAAAGCAATACCCAGAGCAATACAAGTAACGAGTACAATTTGAACTTCAGCATTTCTAGGGGGACCCTTCAGTCCAATTCTTCTTCTACTTCACCATCTATTTTGCCTCATCACTTCCAGAGGTTTTCTCCTATAGATGGATCTCAAAGTTTATTTCTTGGCACTACAATGGCAACTGCTGCTGCTCCTAATGCTGCTGCTTTATATGATGCCCCTTTACAGCTCTTCTATGGCAATGGCTATAACCATTCAGATCagaaaggaaaaggaaagaaCTAA